One window of Akkermansia biwaensis genomic DNA carries:
- the dgt gene encoding dGTP triphosphohydrolase translates to MLVSAPHALIIGNVPQKMNWEQLLSDARWGSSHQSTAAPQKHRSNYDRDYGRILFSSAFRRLQDKTQVFPLGRNDYVRTRLTHSLEVAHVGSSLGMLVGEWLAGKDALPAHIIPSDLATIVSTACLAHDIGNPPFGHSGEDAIETALSRHGLSHPFEGNAQGFRILTRTGDSMEGKGLKLTAAVLGAFMKYPCTQSYSFNVKQGFLSHPNTLECKKFGIGVQERGAAAFVASRLGLIPRTEAKGNDLCWCRHPLAFLMEAADDICYRIADIEDGFFSRILRFDHVMELFHPFLTLSQREYAEDLAVRREEDSCVHYMRALAIGRSIRAVVESFKVHEDRLLGGCLEKSLIDVSELATPLDRLYQDAIRDVYQTQDVIQVEAMGYKVLGELIDFFMEWVDNPGSGQARKVAILLQGTLLPADEESREKRLIHMLDYISGMTDSFALETYRKLTGIR, encoded by the coding sequence TTGCTTGTTTCCGCACCGCACGCCCTTATCATCGGCAACGTGCCGCAAAAGATGAATTGGGAACAGCTTCTGTCAGACGCCCGCTGGGGATCAAGCCACCAGAGCACGGCGGCTCCGCAGAAGCACCGCAGCAATTATGACCGTGATTACGGGCGCATCCTGTTTTCCAGCGCTTTCCGCCGCCTTCAGGATAAGACGCAGGTGTTTCCTCTGGGGCGCAACGATTACGTGCGCACCCGCCTTACCCACAGCCTGGAGGTAGCCCACGTCGGCTCCTCCCTGGGCATGCTGGTGGGAGAATGGCTTGCCGGAAAGGACGCGCTGCCCGCCCATATCATCCCTTCCGACCTGGCGACCATCGTTTCCACTGCCTGCCTGGCGCACGATATCGGGAATCCTCCGTTCGGCCATTCCGGGGAGGATGCCATTGAGACGGCCCTGTCCCGGCATGGGCTCTCACACCCGTTTGAAGGGAACGCGCAGGGATTCCGCATCCTGACCCGCACCGGAGACTCCATGGAAGGCAAGGGCCTGAAACTGACGGCGGCCGTTTTGGGCGCTTTCATGAAGTATCCCTGCACGCAGTCCTATTCCTTTAACGTAAAACAAGGTTTTCTTTCTCACCCCAATACATTGGAATGCAAAAAGTTCGGCATAGGCGTCCAGGAAAGAGGAGCCGCCGCCTTCGTAGCGTCCAGACTGGGCCTGATTCCCCGAACGGAGGCGAAAGGAAACGACCTTTGCTGGTGCCGCCATCCCCTGGCTTTCCTGATGGAAGCTGCGGACGATATCTGCTACCGCATTGCGGATATCGAAGACGGCTTTTTCTCAAGAATCCTGAGGTTCGACCACGTCATGGAACTGTTCCATCCCTTCCTGACTCTCTCTCAAAGGGAGTATGCCGAAGATCTGGCAGTACGGAGGGAGGAGGATTCCTGCGTGCATTACATGCGTGCTCTGGCGATCGGCAGAAGCATCCGCGCCGTGGTGGAGAGTTTCAAGGTCCATGAAGACCGCCTTCTGGGCGGGTGCTTAGAAAAGTCCCTCATTGACGTTTCCGAACTGGCCACACCGCTGGACCGCCTGTATCAGGACGCCATACGCGACGTTTACCAGACGCAGGACGTCATTCAGGTGGAGGCCATGGGCTACAAGGTGCTGGGAGAATTGATCGACTTTTTCATGGAATGGGTGGACAACCCCGGTTCTGGACAAGCCAGAAAGGTAGCCATCCTTTTGCAGGGAACCCTTTTGCCTGCGGATGAAGAGTCACGGGAAAAACGCCTGATCCATATGCTGGATTACATTTCCGGCATGACGGATTCCTTCGCACTGGAAACATACAGGAAATTGACTGGCATCCGCTGA
- a CDS encoding acyl-ACP thioesterase domain-containing protein codes for MKNLQPEVREWTAERRDMDSNRHINNAAYLVWALESLPEAWQEEHALIGIHLHFRKESHAGEQMKSLLFRQENLTCHHIMQGDELRAEAVLEWDV; via the coding sequence ATGAAGAACCTTCAGCCGGAAGTCCGGGAATGGACGGCGGAACGCCGGGATATGGATTCCAACCGTCATATCAACAATGCCGCCTATCTGGTTTGGGCGCTGGAATCCCTGCCGGAAGCCTGGCAGGAGGAACATGCCCTGATTGGCATTCACCTGCATTTCAGGAAGGAAAGCCATGCCGGGGAACAGATGAAGTCCCTATTGTTCCGCCAGGAGAATCTTACCTGCCACCATATCATGCAGGGGGATGAATTGCGGGCGGAGGCGGTGCTGGAGTGGGATGTGTGA
- a CDS encoding L-dopachrome tautomerase-related protein, whose product MKAFIISTCIALLAMCASFSQEARSESGIEPVASFKGAQVTGVTVTDKGRIFVNFPRWHETIPCSVAEVDRQGNFKPYPDEKTNRWEKGKTQDDDAFVCVQSVVADGDRLYIIDTKNPMIGTTVATPTLYVYDLDTNKMIRKYPLSESTKPKSYVNDLRVDREHGKIYFTDSNEPGLIVLDIKSGENYRMLDNHPYTTAEQDHITVNGRRHDGKVHSDGIALDKKNGILYFHALTGRTLYGIPVRQLIDRRIDEEKITKMKTPSPDGMIMDSRGNLYMGDLENNSIVYLTPDRKNIRTLASGKEISWPDTFSIHDGYLYFTNSRIQEAQDDISDMVFNLEKVKLPE is encoded by the coding sequence ATGAAAGCCTTCATCATTTCAACCTGCATCGCTCTGTTAGCCATGTGCGCCTCCTTTTCTCAAGAAGCCCGTTCGGAATCCGGAATTGAACCCGTTGCTTCATTCAAGGGAGCCCAAGTAACCGGAGTCACGGTCACGGACAAGGGCAGAATCTTCGTCAACTTCCCCCGCTGGCATGAAACAATACCCTGCTCCGTGGCGGAGGTGGACCGGCAGGGAAACTTCAAACCCTATCCGGACGAGAAAACCAACCGGTGGGAAAAAGGAAAAACACAAGATGACGACGCGTTCGTATGCGTGCAGTCCGTCGTTGCCGACGGAGACCGGCTTTACATCATCGATACGAAAAATCCGATGATCGGAACCACGGTGGCGACACCCACCTTGTACGTCTACGACCTCGACACCAACAAGATGATCAGGAAATACCCACTCTCGGAATCGACCAAGCCCAAGTCCTATGTCAACGACCTGCGCGTGGACCGCGAGCACGGCAAAATCTACTTTACGGACTCGAACGAACCCGGATTGATCGTGCTGGACATCAAGAGCGGAGAAAACTACCGCATGCTGGACAACCATCCCTACACGACGGCGGAGCAGGACCACATCACCGTCAACGGCAGGCGGCACGACGGGAAAGTCCATTCCGACGGCATAGCCCTGGATAAAAAGAACGGCATCCTCTATTTCCATGCCTTGACGGGCAGAACCCTGTACGGAATACCGGTGCGCCAGTTGATAGACCGCCGGATAGACGAGGAAAAAATCACCAAAATGAAAACGCCTTCGCCCGACGGCATGATCATGGACAGCCGGGGCAACCTCTATATGGGTGATCTGGAAAACAACAGCATCGTGTACCTGACTCCGGACCGCAAAAACATCCGGACACTTGCCTCCGGAAAGGAAATCAGCTGGCCGGACACGTTCAGCATCCATGACGGATATCTCTACTTCACCAACTCCCGCATCCAGGAAGCCCAGGACGACATTTCCGACATGGTATTCAACCTGGAAAAGGTCAAACTGCCGGAATAA
- a CDS encoding S1C family serine protease: MRLGIVPGTVPQALVAQLELSGFPGVLVTKVIPDSPAAKAGLQENDVVVKLGDMSLSGPRSVTEALADKAPGDKITAVLYRKGKRETADLTLDAGTLSAEEILAAQGDPRSHPRTSPGGFSPRPALPQGLLGTQPDAFDRMQKIMDEFLKNSVMDDPGMDDVFSRMNLTPGSAQVLRSLQNLQKMPMPSMGNLPGGASGSSSVRMTDNNGTIIISSNSQTGTSVHVTDPSGKVLYSGPYNTQQEKDAVPEAVRERLKNIETNFCF; encoded by the coding sequence GTGAGGCTGGGCATTGTGCCCGGCACGGTTCCGCAGGCGCTTGTGGCCCAGCTGGAGCTCAGCGGATTTCCCGGCGTGCTGGTGACCAAGGTCATTCCGGACAGTCCGGCGGCCAAGGCTGGCTTGCAGGAAAACGACGTCGTTGTCAAGCTGGGGGACATGTCCCTGTCCGGCCCCCGTTCCGTGACGGAAGCTTTGGCGGACAAGGCGCCGGGAGACAAAATAACTGCAGTGCTTTACCGTAAGGGCAAAAGGGAAACGGCAGACCTGACTCTGGATGCCGGAACGCTTTCCGCCGAGGAAATTCTTGCGGCCCAGGGTGATCCCCGTTCGCATCCCCGTACGTCTCCCGGTGGATTTTCCCCCCGTCCCGCCCTGCCTCAGGGGCTGCTCGGGACGCAGCCGGATGCCTTTGACCGGATGCAGAAGATCATGGATGAATTCCTGAAAAATTCCGTGATGGATGATCCCGGAATGGATGATGTCTTTAGCAGGATGAACCTGACTCCTGGATCGGCCCAGGTGCTCAGAAGCCTTCAAAATCTGCAGAAGATGCCCATGCCCTCCATGGGGAACCTTCCGGGGGGAGCCTCTGGCTCTTCATCCGTCCGCATGACGGACAACAACGGCACGATTATTATTTCCTCCAACTCTCAGACCGGGACCTCCGTTCATGTAACGGACCCCTCCGGAAAGGTACTTTATTCTGGTCCCTACAACACCCAACAGGAAAAGGACGCCGTGCCTGAAGCTGTTCGGGAGCGGTTGAAAAACATAGAAACCAACTTCTGCTTTTAA
- a CDS encoding thioredoxin family protein, which produces MNTFFHAIGTASFSLAVASATLAAPVWETDFNKGLETARAENRPVMVEFTGSDWCPPCKYLRSTILDSPEFANYADKNKLVLVELDFPRTPGKISKELMKEREDIMRRYGVTGFPTVMLMDGTGAPHARIVGPTKTAPEYLEKLENARELKNSLNGEIAAARMLSDSERAAALAKALEKVPEELQGYHKELIAEIMASDPEDRFGYGKKEKEARLMAQQREMLEQFYLSQRGKVRGEEAQKSREEAGKILASPDLLPSIRLKLNKFISDSYALERNYPKSLEYLKIARDSDPGSKESARLQPWIENMEKIIAGEK; this is translated from the coding sequence ATGAATACCTTTTTTCATGCAATAGGAACGGCCTCCTTTTCTCTGGCCGTAGCTTCCGCCACTCTCGCCGCTCCGGTCTGGGAAACTGATTTCAACAAGGGACTGGAGACAGCCAGGGCCGAAAACCGTCCCGTGATGGTGGAATTCACCGGCTCCGACTGGTGCCCGCCCTGCAAATATCTGCGCAGCACCATTCTGGACTCTCCGGAATTTGCAAACTATGCGGACAAAAACAAGCTGGTGCTCGTGGAACTGGACTTTCCGCGTACGCCGGGAAAAATCTCCAAGGAACTCATGAAGGAACGTGAGGATATCATGCGGCGGTACGGTGTTACCGGCTTTCCGACCGTGATGCTGATGGACGGAACCGGAGCTCCCCATGCCCGGATCGTGGGGCCCACGAAAACGGCGCCGGAATATCTGGAAAAGCTGGAAAATGCCCGGGAACTGAAAAACTCGCTGAATGGTGAAATCGCCGCTGCCCGGATGCTCTCCGACAGCGAACGGGCTGCCGCCCTGGCGAAGGCTCTGGAAAAAGTACCTGAAGAATTGCAGGGATACCACAAGGAATTGATCGCGGAAATCATGGCGTCTGATCCGGAAGACCGGTTCGGATACGGAAAGAAGGAGAAGGAAGCGCGCCTGATGGCGCAGCAAAGAGAGATGCTTGAGCAGTTCTATCTCTCTCAGAGAGGGAAGGTAAGGGGTGAGGAGGCCCAGAAGAGTCGCGAGGAAGCTGGGAAAATACTGGCGTCTCCCGATCTCCTGCCGTCCATCCGCCTGAAACTGAATAAATTCATCAGTGACAGCTATGCCTTGGAACGCAACTATCCTAAATCCCTGGAATACCTGAAAATCGCACGGGATTCCGATCCCGGCTCCAAGGAATCCGCCAGGCTGCAGCCCTGGATAGAAAATATGGAAAAAATCATAGCCGGCGAAAAATAA
- a CDS encoding RNA polymerase sigma factor — protein MSAQAREQEMNEDADHLLSWDEWLRRHVSQLLLFARQQSRSAEDAEDILQDALIRLARKEAAGEFMGGQEAWLSYVFASIRRLAVDYGRKADRRQRREDEACSADPAQDACADPWFSSSAADEELKQFMEMQLKKLPSKFSEVIVLKIWGEQTFLQIAETLEISQNTVASRYRYGIDMLRKALRNRKEEI, from the coding sequence ATGTCCGCACAGGCCAGGGAACAGGAAATGAATGAGGATGCCGACCATCTGCTGAGCTGGGATGAATGGCTGCGCCGCCATGTGTCCCAGCTTCTCCTGTTCGCACGCCAGCAATCCCGTTCCGCGGAGGATGCGGAGGACATCCTTCAGGATGCCCTGATCCGCCTGGCGCGCAAGGAAGCCGCAGGGGAATTCATGGGCGGCCAGGAAGCGTGGCTTTCCTATGTCTTTGCCTCCATCCGCCGCCTGGCCGTGGACTATGGACGCAAGGCGGACCGCCGCCAGAGGCGCGAGGACGAGGCGTGCAGCGCCGATCCGGCGCAGGATGCGTGTGCGGACCCCTGGTTTTCCAGCTCTGCGGCGGATGAGGAGCTCAAGCAATTCATGGAGATGCAGCTCAAAAAGCTCCCTTCCAAATTTTCCGAAGTCATTGTGCTGAAAATATGGGGTGAACAGACCTTTCTGCAGATAGCGGAGACGCTGGAAATATCCCAGAACACGGTGGCAAGCCGTTACCGCTACGGCATTGACATGCTCCGGAAAGCGTTGAGAAATAGAAAAGAAGAAATTTGA
- a CDS encoding multicopper oxidase domain-containing protein produces MFRFPHYFFLLFCLYGYVFHPPAQAETVEYDLYVRNTPVNFTGTARPAMSINGSIPGPVLHFTEGDTAVIRVHNMMDTETSFHWHGLLVPNDQDGVPYLTSAPVKPHATHTYTFPIIQNGTYWYHSHSGLQEQSGLYGAFVVHKRRNDPARRAEDTLPEYTLVLSDWTNENPNEVNRKLHTGSDWFSIRKGSVQSYWEALRAGYLGTKLTSEWKRMNPMDVSDVYYERFLLNGSPHASLPRLKAGDRVRLRIVNGASSTYFWLRYSGGKILVVASDGKDVVPVDVDRMIIAVSETYDVILTVPETGRAFEFQATAEDTTGSSSLWLGHGEKLPLRPFPKLNYFKNMKRMNGMMTMGGNMKMMTMGSGSMPGMKHMNHNMSGGMDSPRARGMHMMSMSSDSSHGKHHAEDMQEDEGEVTLTYDMLRSPARTNLPSGVPVKELHFQLTGNMNRYVWSINGRTLSETDRIMIREGQNVRIILTNNTMMRHPMHLHGHFFRLVNRHGDFSPLKFTVDIQPMATQVIEFNAAEKTRGNWFFHCHILYHMMSGMGRIFTYEDSPPNPQLPHPRQALQHVYAMDRKWYLTVNNDFASNGNIGDLEFGGTRWSIQGEWQTGYKETRGYEAEARLGRYIGEKQWLYPYIGMDWTYRKGESGERNMFRQTTRKDRELDGTLGTRYTLPLLLVADARIDTDGKVRLQLERDDIPLTSRLRLSFSLNTDRDYSVGLHYILTPHVSISTNYDNNLHWGVGLMLTY; encoded by the coding sequence ATGTTCAGGTTTCCGCATTATTTCTTCCTTCTCTTTTGCCTTTACGGGTATGTCTTTCATCCGCCGGCCCAGGCAGAGACGGTGGAATACGACCTGTACGTACGGAATACCCCCGTCAATTTCACGGGAACGGCTCGTCCCGCCATGAGCATCAACGGCAGCATTCCCGGTCCCGTGCTGCATTTCACGGAAGGGGACACGGCGGTGATCCGGGTGCACAACATGATGGATACGGAGACGTCCTTCCACTGGCACGGCCTTCTGGTGCCCAATGACCAGGACGGCGTGCCCTACCTGACTTCCGCCCCCGTGAAGCCCCATGCCACCCATACTTATACTTTTCCCATTATCCAGAACGGCACGTACTGGTACCATTCCCACAGCGGTCTTCAGGAGCAGAGCGGACTGTACGGAGCCTTCGTCGTCCACAAGCGCAGGAACGATCCGGCGCGCAGAGCGGAGGACACCCTGCCGGAATACACCCTGGTTTTAAGCGACTGGACCAATGAGAATCCGAACGAGGTGAATAGAAAACTCCATACGGGGTCCGACTGGTTTTCCATCCGGAAGGGGAGCGTGCAGAGCTACTGGGAGGCGCTCCGAGCCGGCTATTTGGGCACCAAGCTGACCAGCGAATGGAAACGCATGAACCCGATGGACGTCAGCGACGTTTATTACGAACGCTTCCTGCTCAACGGGAGCCCGCATGCTTCCCTGCCCCGTTTGAAGGCCGGGGACCGCGTGCGGCTGCGCATCGTGAACGGGGCGTCCTCCACTTATTTCTGGCTCAGATATTCCGGCGGGAAAATCCTCGTCGTGGCCAGCGACGGCAAGGACGTGGTCCCCGTGGACGTGGACCGGATGATTATCGCCGTTTCAGAGACCTACGATGTGATCCTGACCGTGCCGGAAACAGGAAGGGCTTTCGAGTTCCAGGCGACGGCGGAGGATACCACCGGGTCTTCCTCCCTGTGGCTGGGACATGGGGAGAAGCTGCCCCTGCGTCCCTTTCCCAAGCTGAATTATTTCAAGAACATGAAGAGGATGAACGGCATGATGACCATGGGCGGGAACATGAAGATGATGACCATGGGCTCCGGCTCCATGCCCGGCATGAAGCACATGAATCATAACATGTCCGGAGGTATGGATTCTCCCCGTGCGCGTGGCATGCACATGATGTCCATGTCTTCCGACAGCTCCCATGGAAAGCATCATGCGGAGGACATGCAGGAAGACGAAGGAGAGGTTACGCTGACGTACGACATGCTAAGGTCTCCCGCAAGAACGAACCTTCCCTCCGGCGTTCCCGTGAAGGAGCTGCATTTCCAACTGACCGGAAACATGAACCGCTACGTCTGGAGTATTAACGGCAGGACGCTGTCGGAAACGGACCGGATTATGATCCGGGAAGGCCAGAATGTCCGCATCATCCTGACCAATAATACGATGATGAGGCACCCCATGCACCTGCACGGGCATTTTTTCCGCCTGGTCAACAGGCACGGGGATTTTTCCCCGCTGAAGTTCACGGTGGATATCCAGCCCATGGCTACGCAGGTGATTGAGTTCAATGCCGCGGAGAAGACGCGGGGCAACTGGTTTTTCCACTGCCACATCCTGTACCACATGATGAGCGGCATGGGCCGGATTTTCACGTACGAGGATTCTCCTCCCAACCCGCAGCTCCCCCATCCCCGGCAGGCGCTCCAGCACGTTTACGCGATGGACCGCAAATGGTACCTGACCGTGAATAATGATTTTGCCTCCAACGGGAATATAGGAGATCTGGAGTTCGGCGGCACGCGCTGGAGCATCCAGGGAGAATGGCAAACAGGGTACAAGGAGACCCGAGGCTATGAAGCGGAAGCGCGCCTGGGCAGGTACATCGGAGAAAAACAGTGGCTTTATCCCTACATCGGCATGGACTGGACATACAGGAAGGGCGAGTCCGGGGAACGCAACATGTTCCGCCAGACTACCAGGAAGGACCGCGAACTGGACGGCACGCTGGGAACGCGGTACACGCTGCCCCTGCTGCTGGTGGCGGACGCCCGCATTGACACCGACGGGAAGGTGCGGCTCCAGCTTGAACGGGACGATATTCCGCTGACATCGCGCCTGCGCCTGAGCTTTTCCCTGAACACGGACCGGGATTATTCCGTTGGTCTGCACTACATCCTGACGCCTCATGTGAGCATTTCCACCAATTACGACAATAACCTGCACTGGGGCGTGGGCCTGATGCTGACTTATTGA